A window of Rubricoccus marinus contains these coding sequences:
- a CDS encoding NADP-dependent oxidoreductase encodes MSQTIDTNRRVVLASRPVGAPTPDTFRLEREPIPSLEDGQVLLRTVYLSLDPYMRGRISDAPSYAAPVEIDGLMVGGTVCRVQESRHPEYAAGDWVLGFAGWQDYAVSDGKGLSKLDATKMQPSWALGILGMPGFTAYMGLTDIGQPKAGETIVVAAASGAVGSVVGQVAKELGCHVVGIAGGSEKCDYVVETLGFDACLDHKEDDLPERLAAACPDGIDVYFENVGGKVFDAVLPLLNPKARIPLCGLIANYNATELPPGPDRMSVLTGALLKKRIRMQGFIVFDDYGHRYGEFLEAVGPWVAQGKLHYREDVIDGLENAGEGLTGMLEGRNFGKLVVRVGPDELS; translated from the coding sequence ATGTCCCAGACCATCGACACCAACCGCCGCGTCGTTCTCGCATCGCGGCCCGTAGGCGCGCCCACGCCGGACACCTTCCGCCTTGAGAGAGAACCCATCCCGTCGCTCGAAGACGGCCAGGTCCTCCTGCGCACGGTCTACCTGTCGCTCGACCCTTACATGCGCGGGCGCATCAGCGACGCCCCCTCCTACGCGGCGCCGGTCGAGATCGACGGCCTCATGGTCGGCGGCACCGTGTGCCGCGTGCAGGAGTCGCGCCACCCGGAGTACGCCGCAGGCGACTGGGTGCTGGGCTTCGCCGGCTGGCAGGACTACGCCGTATCTGACGGAAAGGGCCTGAGCAAGCTCGACGCGACGAAGATGCAGCCCTCCTGGGCGCTCGGCATCCTCGGGATGCCCGGCTTTACCGCCTACATGGGCCTGACCGACATCGGCCAGCCGAAGGCGGGCGAGACCATCGTCGTCGCCGCGGCCTCTGGCGCGGTCGGCTCCGTCGTGGGTCAGGTCGCGAAAGAGCTGGGCTGCCACGTCGTCGGCATCGCCGGCGGCTCCGAGAAGTGCGACTACGTGGTGGAGACGTTGGGCTTCGATGCATGCCTCGATCACAAGGAAGACGACCTCCCCGAGCGGTTGGCCGCCGCGTGCCCGGACGGCATCGACGTGTACTTCGAGAACGTGGGCGGCAAGGTCTTCGACGCCGTGCTGCCGCTGCTCAACCCGAAGGCGCGCATCCCGCTGTGCGGGCTTATCGCGAACTACAACGCCACGGAGCTTCCCCCCGGACCGGACCGGATGTCGGTCCTGACGGGCGCGTTGCTCAAGAAGCGCATCCGCATGCAGGGCTTCATCGTCTTTGACGACTACGGCCACCGCTACGGCGAGTTCTTGGAGGCTGTCGGCCCGTGGGTAGCCCAGGGCAAGCTGCACTACCGCGAGGACGTGATCGACGGGTTGGAGAACGCCGGCGAGGGCCTCACTGGGATGCTCGAAGGCCGCAACTTCGGCAAGCTCGTCGTCCGGGTCGGACCCGACGAGCTCAGCTAG
- the purE gene encoding 5-(carboxyamino)imidazole ribonucleotide mutase, whose protein sequence is MGSESDWPTMEAAAEILTQFDVPFECRVLSAHRTPEAMTGYALLARERGLKTIIAGAGGAAHLPGMIAASTTLPVIGVPVQTRALDGMDSLLSIVQMPGGVPVATVAIGGAKNAGLLAVQILATADEPLATRLDAYKRELKDLVAGMDDRVRQHGALTEPRS, encoded by the coding sequence ATGGGCTCCGAGTCGGACTGGCCGACGATGGAGGCCGCCGCGGAGATCCTGACCCAGTTCGACGTCCCCTTCGAGTGCCGCGTGCTCTCGGCCCACCGCACGCCAGAGGCCATGACGGGCTACGCGCTTTTGGCGCGCGAGCGCGGGCTCAAAACCATCATCGCTGGCGCCGGCGGCGCGGCGCACCTGCCGGGCATGATCGCCGCGAGCACGACGCTGCCCGTTATCGGCGTTCCCGTCCAAACGCGCGCGCTGGACGGCATGGACTCGCTGCTCTCCATCGTGCAGATGCCCGGCGGCGTGCCGGTCGCGACGGTCGCCATCGGCGGAGCCAAAAACGCCGGGCTGCTGGCCGTCCAGATCCTCGCGACGGCCGACGAGCCTCTGGCGACGCGCCTAGACGCGTACAAGCGCGAGTTGAAGGACCTCGTCGCGGGCATGGACGACCGCGTGCGGCAACACGGCGCGCTCACGGAGCCGCGGTCCTGA
- a CDS encoding M48 family metalloprotease, whose translation MTVTMDFLQAQRRAQYASRLLLAVFALYALGAGLAYHVVMRGIVERLSAHLGAFEVWGPLAAWLVPAAFVSFMVARGVRTYRHLADPDETLSEAGARPVALRPQARDERRVRNVVEEVAVAASMPVPSVWIMDGQGGLNAMAAGAGERQAVMFTDAAVQEFSRDELQAVAAHEIAHLASGDTRINTLTAAFVAGAGAGMAPFLWVGGKVLGLLVLLLSSVGGDSRQGDTQGLLSVLILGIGAPILPMFLITAAMSGSPVLNSVWILLTGLVPLAGIGFAGHAVGTLLTVALSRRREHHADALALQLTRHAEALSSAIRRVARQPMKGHVITPERARLDHFFFARPTTDPPALSLTEAHPDLGERARLVAGHAPDLPLASRRATRQRRPQPPRPGAGVGALRSSLAVLPAPLLDACHDAARAPLAILAVLAAEGETPEADARHAITAAAFDPDAVYALKSGLRAGADLLPAIEVAMPALRDLDGAARERLATAVRALIAADQKTTLAEHAILQMLRWGFAPPPEASGVGKALGAEISRASDVLFACIASVGSPLASAQAEAVAAGQAALRATLSLPAPEAVPAAPFAHLDSALDVLRRASRVQRHAVLDAAHAVVAADGRTLREETALLRAGALAMGVACVVHPEPLAPENERSEQAPEAVRETETPLAAA comes from the coding sequence ATGACCGTCACGATGGACTTTCTCCAGGCGCAGCGCCGCGCGCAGTACGCCTCGCGCCTGCTGCTCGCCGTGTTCGCGCTGTACGCGCTGGGCGCCGGGCTGGCGTACCACGTGGTCATGCGTGGCATCGTCGAGCGGCTGTCGGCGCACCTCGGCGCGTTCGAGGTCTGGGGGCCTCTGGCGGCGTGGCTGGTGCCCGCCGCCTTCGTGAGCTTTATGGTCGCCAGAGGCGTGAGGACGTACCGGCACCTCGCCGACCCGGACGAGACGCTTTCTGAGGCGGGCGCGCGGCCCGTCGCGCTGCGGCCACAGGCCCGGGATGAGCGGCGGGTGCGCAACGTGGTGGAAGAAGTCGCCGTCGCGGCGTCGATGCCCGTTCCGTCGGTCTGGATCATGGACGGCCAGGGCGGGCTCAACGCGATGGCGGCGGGCGCGGGCGAGCGCCAAGCGGTGATGTTCACCGACGCGGCGGTGCAGGAGTTCTCGCGCGACGAGTTGCAGGCCGTAGCGGCGCACGAGATCGCGCACCTGGCCTCTGGCGACACGCGGATCAACACGCTCACGGCTGCCTTCGTGGCGGGAGCGGGCGCCGGCATGGCGCCGTTCCTGTGGGTCGGCGGCAAGGTTCTCGGCCTGCTCGTGCTGCTTCTCAGCAGCGTCGGCGGCGACTCGCGGCAGGGCGACACCCAGGGACTGCTCTCGGTCCTCATCCTCGGGATCGGCGCGCCGATCCTGCCGATGTTCCTCATCACGGCCGCCATGAGCGGGTCGCCGGTCCTGAACTCGGTCTGGATCCTGCTGACCGGGCTCGTGCCTCTGGCGGGGATCGGCTTTGCAGGCCACGCCGTGGGGACGCTCCTGACGGTCGCGCTCTCGCGGCGTCGCGAGCACCACGCCGACGCCCTCGCGCTCCAGCTCACGCGTCACGCCGAAGCGCTGTCGTCCGCGATCCGCCGCGTGGCTCGGCAGCCCATGAAGGGGCACGTTATCACGCCCGAGCGCGCCCGGCTGGACCACTTCTTTTTCGCGAGGCCGACGACCGACCCACCCGCGCTGTCCCTCACCGAGGCGCACCCCGACCTCGGCGAGCGCGCGCGTCTCGTCGCCGGTCATGCCCCCGACCTTCCGCTCGCCTCGCGACGCGCGACCCGCCAGAGGCGGCCACAACCGCCCCGGCCGGGTGCCGGCGTCGGTGCGCTGCGCTCGTCGCTGGCCGTGCTCCCGGCGCCGCTGCTCGACGCCTGCCACGACGCCGCCCGTGCGCCTCTGGCAATTCTGGCAGTTCTCGCCGCCGAGGGCGAGACGCCAGAGGCCGACGCACGCCACGCCATCACGGCGGCCGCATTCGACCCCGATGCGGTCTACGCGCTCAAGAGCGGACTGCGGGCAGGCGCCGACCTGCTTCCGGCCATTGAGGTCGCGATGCCTGCGCTGCGAGACCTGGACGGCGCGGCACGCGAGCGCCTCGCCACGGCGGTACGGGCGCTGATCGCGGCGGATCAGAAGACGACACTCGCCGAGCACGCCATCCTCCAGATGCTGCGTTGGGGGTTCGCCCCGCCGCCAGAGGCCTCGGGCGTGGGCAAAGCGCTCGGCGCCGAGATCAGCCGGGCCAGCGACGTGCTGTTTGCCTGCATCGCGAGCGTGGGCTCGCCTCTGGCGTCGGCCCAGGCGGAGGCCGTCGCCGCCGGGCAGGCGGCGCTTCGCGCCACGCTCTCGCTCCCGGCGCCAGAGGCGGTCCCCGCTGCTCCGTTCGCGCACCTGGATAGCGCGCTGGACGTGCTCCGCCGCGCCTCTCGCGTGCAGCGCCACGCCGTCCTCGACGCCGCGCACGCGGTCGTGGCTGCGGATGGCCGCACGCTCCGCGAAGAGACCGCGCTGCTGCGCGCAGGTGCCCTCGCGATGGGCGTGGCCTGCGTGGTCCACCCGGAGCCTCTGGCGCCCGAGAACGAGCGCTCGGAACAGGCGCCAGAGGCCGTCCGCGAGACAGAAACGCCTCTGGCGGCGGCGTAG
- a CDS encoding LemA family protein has translation MTYALIAFALVLAVGVALLYNKLVRLRRAVENAFAQIDVQLQRRHDLIPNLVETAKAYLAHEQATFEGVARARSQAQIARSEASPTDAPSMRALAQAESGLGAALGRLMAVSEAHPTLQADAQMAALHEELASTENRIAFSRQAYNDSVTRYDVSVESVPGVFVAGPLGFKPAESLLEAPPEAAVAPRVAFA, from the coding sequence ATGACCTACGCCCTGATCGCCTTTGCCCTCGTGCTCGCCGTTGGCGTCGCGCTGCTCTACAACAAGCTGGTGCGGCTGCGCCGCGCGGTCGAGAACGCGTTTGCGCAGATCGACGTGCAGTTGCAACGCCGGCACGACCTGATCCCGAACCTCGTGGAGACGGCCAAGGCGTACCTCGCGCACGAGCAGGCCACGTTCGAGGGCGTCGCCCGCGCCCGGTCCCAGGCGCAGATCGCGCGCTCCGAGGCCTCGCCGACCGATGCCCCGTCGATGCGCGCGCTCGCCCAGGCGGAGTCCGGGCTGGGCGCCGCGCTGGGCCGCCTGATGGCGGTAAGCGAGGCGCACCCCACGCTCCAGGCCGACGCCCAGATGGCGGCACTGCACGAGGAGCTGGCCTCGACCGAGAACCGCATCGCGTTCTCGCGCCAGGCCTACAACGACTCCGTGACGCGCTACGACGTGAGCGTGGAGTCCGTCCCGGGCGTGTTCGTGGCCGGACCGCTGGGCTTCAAGCCCGCCGAGAGCCTCCTCGAAGCGCCGCCAGAGGCCGCCGTCGCGCCTCGCGTGGCCTTCGCCTAG
- a CDS encoding 5-(carboxyamino)imidazole ribonucleotide synthase has translation MTLGILGGGQLGRMSALAAIRMGIDVRFLTPPASGGGTPGPVAPFANVTLADWTDPAVLKAWASGCDAITVESEWAPAQECADAAPDVPVRPHPKTLRLIRHKGRQNDALRDAGLPLPRYANCATPEAAHEAARAFGLPVVAKKYEGSYDGYGNATCRTPEELEQAWADLASGDGMLVEAFVPFEGEVSALVARREGGETAVYPIIASEHREHQLWAAHVPAGLAPEAEARAREVAGDAIAAVGGVGLLAVEMFWMRDGSVLVNEIAPRPHNTGHLTIEACGGSQFENHVRAALDLPLADPSLRVPAACMVNVVGTREGPLAPDYAAALAVSDAAVHLYGKADSRPRRKLGHVTATGETPEAAREVAERAVAALGL, from the coding sequence ATGACGCTCGGCATCCTCGGCGGCGGTCAGCTTGGCCGCATGAGCGCGCTCGCCGCCATCCGCATGGGCATCGACGTGCGCTTTCTCACGCCGCCCGCCTCTGGCGGAGGCACGCCCGGTCCCGTCGCGCCGTTCGCAAACGTCACCCTCGCGGACTGGACCGATCCCGCTGTTCTCAAGGCGTGGGCGTCGGGCTGCGACGCCATCACGGTCGAGAGCGAGTGGGCACCCGCGCAGGAGTGCGCCGATGCGGCGCCGGACGTGCCCGTCCGGCCGCACCCCAAGACGCTGCGCCTGATCCGCCACAAGGGGCGTCAGAACGACGCGCTCCGCGACGCGGGCCTGCCCCTCCCCCGCTACGCCAACTGCGCCACGCCAGAGGCCGCGCACGAGGCCGCCCGCGCCTTCGGCCTTCCAGTCGTCGCGAAAAAGTACGAGGGCTCCTACGACGGCTACGGCAACGCGACCTGCCGCACGCCAGAGGAACTAGAGCAGGCCTGGGCCGACCTCGCCTCTGGCGACGGGATGCTCGTCGAAGCGTTCGTTCCGTTCGAGGGCGAGGTTTCCGCGCTCGTGGCCCGGCGCGAGGGCGGCGAAACGGCGGTTTACCCCATCATCGCGAGCGAGCACCGCGAGCACCAGCTGTGGGCCGCGCACGTTCCTGCCGGGCTCGCGCCAGAGGCCGAAGCGCGGGCCCGCGAAGTGGCGGGAGACGCTATCGCGGCGGTCGGCGGCGTGGGACTCTTGGCGGTCGAGATGTTTTGGATGCGCGACGGCAGCGTGCTCGTCAACGAGATCGCGCCGCGGCCGCACAACACGGGACACCTCACCATCGAAGCGTGCGGGGGCTCGCAGTTCGAGAACCACGTCCGTGCCGCGTTGGACCTGCCTCTGGCGGACCCGAGCCTGCGCGTGCCTGCGGCGTGCATGGTCAACGTGGTCGGCACGCGCGAGGGGCCTCTGGCGCCGGACTACGCGGCCGCGCTCGCGGTCTCGGACGCGGCGGTGCACCTCTACGGCAAGGCCGACTCGCGCCCGCGCCGCAAGCTGGGGCACGTGACCGCGACCGGCGAGACGCCAGAGGCCGCGCGCGAGGTGGCGGAGCGGGCCGTCGCGGCGCTCGGGCTGTAA
- a CDS encoding DNA translocase FtsK: MSTPRKRSTSSKTRKKKASGGTTSQQRKLEILGLVLMALALLLSLAVVTHSRADDTILARESIDTLMEPGDNRAENMLGPIGAVVAQSLVTDLLGFPVLLLLGVLFAWGYVMLRQKTPIFLPLFTGLAFAGAFFLACLFGWIDARVDTPLDLWSGALGTGVAGWIEGLVGPVGAFIVLAVAVIVVVLLVYDRDIQSSLDRAEGAVGGITAGLTGTWASYREGAQERKELRAKAREERQKEREAALKERRESKPKREPKPKREPKPLAPARAATPPPAPEREAAPPPEVPRTQTRTSAPEAEPQDVSDRLFANAQPVDESLVDALVGEQFGAGAASGEEPPLNVHGPIEEETADLDAAGGDARGKVRPDEREFAYDYPSIELLEMPGEGAEIDLDEIEDNKQILLDKLETYNIQISEIDAVVGPTVTRYELTPAPGVKISRITALENDLAMALAAAGIRIIAPIPGKSSIGVEIPNRSREMVRLRQTLEKKKFRDAGRGGGMALPVPIGKTIEGETHLMDLAKMPHLLIAGATGSGKSVGLNTLIIGLLYAKHPADLKFVMVDPKKIELNGYATLLNHFVAMPEDAEDPITTDFAQAAAVLRSCEREMEIRYDLLAEAGVRGIEEYNKKVAAGETADLGKKHRHLPYIVVVVDELADLMMTSAKEVEAPIARLAQMARAVGVHLVLATQRPSVDVITGLIKANFPSRIAYQTSSKIDSRTIIDGGGAEQLVGNGDCLYMNGSRIIRLQGPFVSVGEVERIADFIGAQDGSGPYLLPPMEPGSDAPEGSAGANIDDRDDLFEDAARVIVRSQQGSVSLLQRKLSVGYTRAARLVDQLEDAGIVGEFEGSKAREVLVGSESQLDALLAGETNVDDVAPDVPFDFPS; the protein is encoded by the coding sequence GTGAGCACCCCTCGAAAGCGCTCCACGTCGTCGAAGACCCGGAAGAAGAAGGCCTCTGGCGGGACCACCTCGCAACAGAGGAAGCTCGAGATCCTCGGCCTCGTGCTGATGGCGCTCGCGCTGCTGCTCTCGCTCGCCGTCGTCACGCACAGCCGCGCCGACGACACCATCCTGGCGCGCGAGAGCATCGACACGCTCATGGAGCCGGGCGACAACCGGGCAGAGAACATGCTCGGCCCGATCGGCGCCGTCGTCGCGCAGTCGCTGGTGACGGACCTGCTGGGCTTCCCGGTCCTGCTCCTGCTCGGCGTTCTCTTCGCGTGGGGGTATGTGATGCTGCGCCAGAAGACGCCCATCTTCCTGCCGTTGTTCACCGGGCTCGCGTTTGCAGGTGCGTTTTTCCTCGCCTGCCTCTTCGGGTGGATCGACGCCCGAGTGGACACGCCGTTGGACCTGTGGAGCGGCGCGCTTGGGACCGGCGTCGCGGGCTGGATCGAAGGTTTGGTAGGCCCCGTCGGGGCGTTTATCGTCCTCGCTGTCGCGGTCATCGTCGTCGTCCTGCTGGTGTACGACCGCGACATCCAGTCCTCGCTTGATCGCGCCGAGGGCGCCGTCGGCGGCATCACGGCGGGCCTGACGGGCACGTGGGCGTCCTACCGCGAGGGCGCGCAGGAGCGCAAGGAGCTCCGCGCCAAGGCCCGCGAGGAGCGCCAGAAAGAGCGCGAAGCCGCCCTCAAGGAGCGCCGCGAGTCCAAACCCAAACGGGAGCCCAAGCCGAAGCGCGAGCCCAAGCCTCTGGCGCCCGCTCGTGCCGCCACCCCTCCGCCCGCTCCCGAGCGCGAGGCCGCGCCTCCGCCAGAGGTCCCGCGGACGCAGACGCGCACCAGCGCGCCAGAGGCCGAGCCGCAGGACGTATCGGACCGCCTGTTCGCCAACGCGCAGCCGGTCGATGAGTCGCTGGTCGATGCGCTCGTGGGCGAGCAATTCGGCGCCGGAGCAGCCTCTGGCGAGGAGCCGCCGCTCAACGTCCACGGCCCCATTGAGGAGGAGACGGCCGACCTCGACGCCGCTGGCGGCGACGCCAGAGGTAAGGTGCGCCCGGACGAGCGCGAGTTCGCCTACGACTACCCGAGCATCGAACTGCTGGAGATGCCCGGCGAGGGCGCCGAGATCGACCTCGACGAGATCGAGGACAACAAGCAGATCCTGCTGGATAAGCTGGAGACGTACAACATCCAGATCAGCGAGATCGACGCCGTCGTGGGCCCCACGGTGACGCGCTACGAGCTGACGCCGGCCCCTGGCGTCAAGATCAGCCGCATCACGGCGCTGGAGAACGACCTCGCGATGGCGCTCGCCGCGGCAGGAATCCGCATCATCGCGCCGATCCCCGGCAAGAGCTCCATCGGCGTCGAGATCCCGAACCGGTCGCGCGAAATGGTGCGGCTCCGGCAGACGCTGGAAAAGAAGAAATTCCGCGACGCCGGCCGCGGCGGCGGCATGGCGCTGCCGGTCCCCATCGGCAAGACCATTGAGGGCGAGACGCACCTCATGGACCTTGCGAAGATGCCGCACTTGCTCATCGCGGGGGCCACAGGCTCGGGTAAGTCCGTTGGCCTCAACACGCTCATCATCGGGCTCCTCTACGCCAAGCACCCCGCGGACCTGAAGTTCGTGATGGTGGACCCGAAAAAGATCGAGCTCAACGGCTACGCCACGCTCCTCAACCACTTCGTGGCCATGCCCGAGGACGCCGAGGACCCGATCACGACCGACTTCGCGCAAGCGGCTGCGGTCCTCCGCTCCTGCGAGCGCGAGATGGAAATCCGCTACGACCTCCTGGCCGAGGCCGGCGTGCGCGGCATCGAGGAGTACAACAAAAAAGTGGCCGCTGGCGAGACGGCCGACCTCGGCAAAAAGCATCGGCACCTGCCGTACATCGTCGTCGTGGTGGACGAGCTGGCCGACTTGATGATGACGAGCGCGAAGGAGGTGGAAGCGCCGATTGCGCGTCTGGCCCAGATGGCCCGCGCCGTCGGCGTCCACCTCGTCCTCGCCACGCAGCGGCCATCGGTGGATGTCATCACGGGACTCATCAAGGCCAACTTCCCCAGCCGCATCGCCTACCAGACCTCGTCCAAGATCGACTCCCGTACGATCATCGACGGCGGCGGCGCCGAGCAGCTCGTCGGCAACGGCGACTGCCTCTACATGAACGGAAGCCGCATCATCCGCCTCCAGGGACCGTTCGTAAGCGTGGGCGAGGTGGAGCGCATCGCGGACTTTATCGGCGCGCAAGACGGCTCTGGCCCCTACCTCCTTCCACCGATGGAGCCCGGCTCGGACGCGCCAGAGGGCTCAGCCGGCGCCAACATCGACGACCGCGACGACCTGTTCGAGGACGCCGCCCGCGTCATCGTCCGCTCCCAGCAGGGCTCCGTCTCGCTTCTCCAGCGCAAGCTCTCGGTCGGCTACACGCGCGCCGCACGGCTCGTGGACCAGTTGGAAGACGCCGGCATCGTCGGCGAGTTCGAGGGGTCCAAGGCCCGCGAAGTCCTCGTCGGCAGCGAGAGCCAACTGGACGCGCTCCTGGCGGGCGAGACCAACGTAGACGACGTGGCGCCTGACGTGCCGTTTGACTTCCCGTCGTGA
- the rnhA gene encoding ribonuclease HI, translating to MKEVTIYTDGACSGNPGPGGWGALLRYGQPPVERELSGHETATTNNRMELAAAAEALEALNAPCRVRLHSDSAYLVNAFNDRWLDGWQRRGWKKADKKPVLNRDLWERLLAQNERHEITWVKVKGHSGNELNERVDQLAVRAREVAQIELMG from the coding sequence ATGAAAGAGGTTACGATCTACACCGACGGCGCCTGCTCCGGCAACCCCGGCCCCGGCGGCTGGGGGGCGCTGCTCCGATACGGCCAGCCGCCCGTCGAGCGCGAGCTTTCCGGCCACGAGACCGCGACGACCAACAACCGCATGGAGCTCGCCGCCGCCGCCGAGGCGCTGGAAGCGCTCAACGCGCCTTGCCGTGTCCGCCTCCACTCGGATAGCGCCTACCTCGTCAACGCCTTCAACGACCGGTGGCTGGACGGCTGGCAGCGCCGCGGCTGGAAAAAGGCCGACAAAAAGCCCGTCCTCAACCGCGACCTCTGGGAGCGGCTTCTGGCGCAGAACGAGCGGCACGAGATCACGTGGGTGAAGGTCAAAGGCCACTCCGGTAATGAGCTCAACGAGCGCGTGGATCAGCTCGCCGTCCGCGCCCGCGAGGTCGCGCAGATCGAGCTCATGGGCTGA
- a CDS encoding outer membrane beta-barrel protein yields MRIVLFALFLAAAPAYGQARTKGFSITPRLYGASFTVDDAGDEVDGGGGLGLRLGYGFSKTVTAFVALEGAGIDAEGGPFENINDEYALGAFDIGAQFSFLPSNSINPFVRVGLNGTAAVFDVEGLDSDDDPEIAGGGLTLGAGAEFFLSRSLAIEAALDLSGGQINTFRIGNVQFNDLDGSDYGAGRLGVGLVWRP; encoded by the coding sequence ATGCGCATCGTCCTTTTCGCTCTGTTCCTCGCTGCCGCGCCCGCCTATGGGCAGGCGCGCACCAAAGGCTTTTCCATCACGCCCCGGCTCTACGGCGCCAGCTTTACCGTGGACGACGCGGGCGACGAGGTAGACGGCGGCGGCGGCCTCGGTCTCCGCCTCGGTTACGGGTTCTCCAAGACCGTCACGGCGTTCGTCGCGCTCGAAGGCGCGGGCATCGATGCCGAGGGCGGACCGTTTGAGAACATCAACGACGAGTACGCGCTGGGCGCCTTCGACATCGGCGCGCAGTTCAGCTTCCTGCCCTCGAACAGCATCAACCCGTTTGTTCGCGTGGGCCTGAACGGGACCGCTGCCGTATTCGACGTGGAAGGCCTGGACTCCGACGACGACCCCGAGATCGCAGGCGGTGGCCTGACCCTCGGCGCCGGCGCGGAGTTCTTCCTCTCGCGCTCGCTCGCCATCGAGGCCGCGCTGGACCTCTCGGGCGGACAGATCAACACGTTCCGCATCGGCAACGTGCAGTTCAACGACCTCGACGGCTCGGACTACGGCGCGGGCCGGCTGGGCGTCGGGCTCGTCTGGCGCCCGTAG
- the obgE gene encoding GTPase ObgE, with product MKFVDYVTISVKSGRGGPGSAHFRRAKYEPSGGPDGGDGGAGGSVSLVGDPSLYTLLDLRYNRHHKAESGQPGQGAQKSGKSGTDILIRVPLGTVAKDGETDEVLGEITEEGQEIMLAKGGLGGRGNVHFKSATRQSPQYAQPGTEGEEREVTLELKLLADVGLVGFPNAGKSTLVSSLSAAKPKIADYPFTTLEPSLGMVYLGDWRSFVIADIPGLIEGASDGKGLGIRFLKHVERNAVLLFCIPAEEEKPGEAYSTLLAELEAFSPHLLDKPRMVALTKMDIVGPELAPEWVAQARTRFPEDIEVLPVSAVAQTGLGPLKEALWKRIEKDREEA from the coding sequence ATGAAGTTCGTCGACTACGTCACCATTTCCGTCAAGAGCGGCCGCGGAGGGCCGGGCAGCGCGCACTTCCGCCGCGCGAAATACGAGCCCAGCGGCGGCCCCGATGGCGGCGATGGCGGCGCGGGTGGTTCGGTAAGCCTCGTCGGCGATCCCAGCCTGTACACGCTGCTGGACCTGCGCTACAACCGCCACCACAAGGCGGAAAGCGGGCAGCCGGGGCAAGGCGCGCAGAAGTCCGGCAAGTCCGGCACCGACATCTTGATCCGCGTCCCGCTCGGGACGGTCGCGAAGGACGGCGAGACGGACGAGGTCCTGGGTGAGATCACCGAGGAGGGGCAGGAGATCATGCTCGCCAAGGGCGGCCTGGGCGGGCGCGGCAACGTGCACTTCAAAAGCGCCACGCGGCAGTCGCCGCAGTACGCGCAGCCCGGCACCGAGGGCGAGGAGCGAGAGGTCACGCTGGAGCTCAAGCTTCTGGCGGACGTGGGCCTGGTCGGCTTCCCGAACGCGGGCAAGAGCACGCTCGTGAGCTCGCTTAGCGCCGCCAAGCCCAAGATCGCGGACTACCCGTTTACGACGCTGGAGCCCAGCCTCGGCATGGTCTACCTCGGGGACTGGCGCTCGTTCGTGATCGCGGACATCCCCGGGCTCATCGAGGGCGCGAGCGATGGAAAGGGGCTCGGTATCCGCTTTCTCAAGCACGTGGAGCGCAACGCGGTCCTCCTGTTCTGCATCCCTGCCGAGGAGGAAAAGCCCGGCGAGGCCTACAGCACGCTTCTGGCGGAACTGGAGGCCTTTAGCCCGCACCTCTTGGACAAGCCGCGCATGGTGGCGCTGACCAAGATGGACATCGTGGGGCCCGAACTGGCGCCGGAGTGGGTGGCGCAGGCTCGCACGCGCTTTCCCGAGGACATTGAGGTGCTGCCCGTTTCTGCCGTCGCGCAGACCGGACTGGGGCCGCTCAAAGAAGCGCTCTGGAAGCGGATCGAGAAGGACCGCGAAGAGGCCTAA